The Rubripirellula amarantea genome includes the window GACGACGAACCCGAAAGCTAGGTTGAGTTCAATCGCGTTGGTGCGTCGAGTTGGTGCCTCGAGTTGGTGCCTCGAGTTGGGCGACTACTTGTAGTCCACCATCATTGTCCCATTGTCGGCCACATCGAAGAGTGGTCGGCAATATCGTCCGCAGCCCTTCGGTCCACCGGGTCGATAGGTCAGTCCCAACGAGATGTTCCAGGTTTCGTCTTGGAAGTCCCGATTAAGGTCAGCTTCAGCGGGGATCAAGAAGGTTGCCGACGAATTGAGCAACAGCTTTTGAGTGAGCGGCAGGTTCATCCCCGCACCCAACAACGTGTCTTCTCGGTCGGTCCCACCGATGAACGCAGTCCAGTCACCGCTGCGGTTCAGCAATCGACGATAGAACACTCGGTATTGGTCGGTTGGTTCGATCGAGATGCTGCCCGCGAAAATCGTGTTGGTGGAATCTTGAACCGCCGTTGTCGATGTTGAATCGCTAAGGCCGGCCATGTATTGAACGCCGAATACATGGCATCCGTTGGTCTTCCAGCTTACTTCGCCACGGATCTGCAACAGGTCAGCTTGGTACCACCAATCTTCGTTCAGGTAATCGAGCACCGCACCGTATTGCAAACCGTAATCCACGCGACGGAACAGTCCGGCCGTAACAAATACTTGTTGGCGACTTTCGTCAGTGAACTCTGATCCGTAAAGGCTGCTTTGAGTGGCTCGTAAACCAAGTTGGGCAGCCATGTCCCAACCGAACAATTTTTTCAATGAACGACCTTCGTTGAATCCTTCATAGAATCCAAAACTACCACTGCCGCTGCGAACATTTGGATTAGTCGAGCTGGTGTTTGCGTAGTTCAGCGGTCCTTTGAATCCCTGCACGCCGGCAAAGAAATCAAAACGGCACCATTGGACGCGAAGCATTGGTAGGAACAGCGGAATGCTTGAAACGTCGCAGCTACTGCAGGCATCGC containing:
- a CDS encoding DUF6666 family protein, whose translation is MITSNATFRGWATTAIFFCMLGIAVPPVNSGAADGSVENSLRRTNQATKTTVKQRSRSMVAQAAHGRIPTEMPEAPLDGSLLKNQIKQVGFFDGCPNGCGDCCDCDVTCGAEGVYMDPACGAEPGCGVEQIFMDPSCGLEASCGFEPGCGVEPGCGIEASCGLEPGCGIEASCGLEHMGDCSCDACSSCDVSSIPLFLPMLRVQWCRFDFFAGVQGFKGPLNYANTSSTNPNVRSGSGSFGFYEGFNEGRSLKKLFGWDMAAQLGLRATQSSLYGSEFTDESRQQVFVTAGLFRRVDYGLQYGAVLDYLNEDWWYQADLLQIRGEVSWKTNGCHVFGVQYMAGLSDSTSTTAVQDSTNTIFAGSISIEPTDQYRVFYRRLLNRSGDWTAFIGGTDREDTLLGAGMNLPLTQKLLLNSSATFLIPAEADLNRDFQDETWNISLGLTYRPGGPKGCGRYCRPLFDVADNGTMMVDYK